The DNA sequence CGCTCATTCCCCTCGGCCTTGCGGGTGAAAGCGATTTTCACCTGATGGCGGTCGGATATCGCACACATGCCATTTATGTTGTCAACGAGCGCCCGAATTCCGCGATGTCTTCGATGGGGCTGTTTCATTCGACGGACGACGCGAAAACATGGACGAAAAGCGGCGCGTCGGGTCTAAGCGGCGAACCGATCGCCGTCGCCGCCCATCCGACCGAAGGCGGAACGGTCGCGGTCGGGACGGGAAGCGGGCTTTTTGTCTCGAAAGATTTCGGCGGGCGTTTTGAACGGCGAGGGTCCGGCCGGACGGTGACGGCCCTGGCCTATTCCGCCGACGGTCTCCTATATGTTGCCGAAGTCGGGCCGCCGAGATTGGTCGTTTTGGACGGAGCGTCGGAACAAGAAAAAGAAATTCCGCTGCCCGAGCTGCGCGAGCGGGATTATATCGCCTGGATCGCCGTTCGGCCGACGGACGGGCGGGAGATCGCCGTCGCCACGTACGGCATGGATGTTTATGTCGGCGATGCCGACGGGACCCGTTGGACGAAGATCGCGGACAGGGGCAAGGGGCAAAACCGGTGACTCTTGACGAAGGGGGGCATGACGCATGCCGCGGCTTGCCGACGACGAAATCGCCGAGCGGCTTCGCGGATTGCCCGGCTGGAGCCGGGAAGGCGACAGGATCGCGAAAACGTTCCGGTTTCCGACGTTTATGGACGCGATCCGGTTCGTAAACCGGGTGGCCGAATGCGCGGAAGCGGCGAATCATCATCCGGACATCGACATCCGTTATCGCCGGGTGAGACTTTCTTTGACGACGCACGACGAAGGCGGTATCACGGAGAAAGACGTGACGCTCGCCGAGCGCGTCGAATCGCTGGTTGCGGACCCGTGATGCGATAGCGCGTATTTACGGGCGTCGCCTGTTTTATATTTTTGATGTCGATGGTCCGCGGATACAACGCCGTATTCGCGCGAAGGCGGCGATGAAGCCCGCCGATGTTCCGGGGAAGGCTCTTTTCCCGGGCGTCGGCGGGTTTTTTCATCGATGCCGACAATTCCGAAGAAGGGAGGAATAGACGATGGATTACGTCCGACCCAGCCAAGTGGCGGCCTCTATGGTGAAGGCGGGGACGGCCAAGGCGGACATGGATGTCGTCCGGACGGTCGTCCGCAGTGTGCTAGCCGGGGCGATTCCGGCCTGCGCGACGACGCTCGCGTTAACGGCGTCCGACCAGACGGGCGTCGTGCTGGCGGGCACGCTCGTGTTTCCGGTCGGATTCGTCCTGATCGTGCTGCTCGGGCTCGAACTGGTGACGGGCAGCTTCGCGCTCGTTCCGCTGGCCGTGCTCGAAAAACGGTGCACGGCGCGGCGGATGCTCGCCGTTTTCGGGTGGGCGATCACCGGCCATGTGATCGGTTGCCTCATGTACGCAGGTCTTTATACTTTGGCGGCGACGAAAATGGGGACGGACCCCGGCGGTTCGATCGTCCGCATGATTGTGCGGGCGAGCGAGGCGAAAACGGTGCTGTGCAACTGGCTTGTGACGCTCGGCGCGGTCGCGCCATGGTTTCGTCGTCGACGATCGGCAAGATCGCGGCGATGTGGTTGCCGATCGTCAAGTTTTTCGCCCGGGGGTTTGAGCACGCCGTCGTCAATTTGTTCGTCATCCCGGCCGGTATGATGCTCGGCGCCGGCGTCGGCTTGTCCGACTGGTGGATATGGAATCAGATACCGGTTTTCCTCGGCAATTTCGTCGGCAGCGCGCTTGGAACCGGCCTGCTGTTTTATGCGGCGCAGAAACGGCTCGGATGGTTCGATCGTTTTTGCGGCGTCGGCTTCCGGGCGTCATGAAGAGCGGAAACGGGAAGTTCGGGTTTTGTAGCGTCGGATTGCGCAAAAAAAGCCCGCGAGGCGTTTTTTCGTCTGGGCGACCGCCCCGAAATGCGGTATGATGAGGACAGACGGAGCGGATCGCGGGCTTTTTCGCCGCCGATGTAGACGGCCGGCTCGCGGAATGAATGCCGGAATGAATGCGCGAAGGCGAAAGAGGGGAGTGTCGTGCGTCGACGCTTGCAGCGGACGACGGCGATGATGTTGGCGGCGTTGGCATTTGCCGCCGGTCCGATCGGCCGGCCCGACGGAATCGTCGGAGGCGTTCCGTCGGTTTCCGCGGCGGCGTTTTCCGACGTCGGCGGGCACTGGGCGGCCGATGCCGTCGAATGGGCGGCGGCAAACGGCATCGTCGACGGTTATCCCGACGGCACGTTTCGGCCGGACGGCGCGGTGAGCGAACCCGAGTTTCTGGCCATGCTGCTGCGGGCGTTTCCCCAGACCGTTGCGCCCGAGCCGGCGCCGGGTGAACCGTGGTACGCGGGATTTTACGTCGTGGCGCGGGCGTACGGCTGGCCGGTGGCGGGCGATCCGGACGCACCGTTCGACCGCGGCCGGGTGGCGCGGATCGTCGCCGCTTCGCAAGGCGTCGCCGGGAGCGAGGAAGAGGCGATCCGGTATTTGCTGGCGAACGGCCTGGCACACGGGAAAACGTCGCCGACCGTGGAAGGGTTCGCGCCGCGCGACCGGCTGACCCGGGCGGAAGCGGTGACGTTCATCCGGCGTTTAACGGAACGAGGATTGTATCTGCAGCCGGCGCCGACCGACGGGCAGCCGGGGGCGGCTTCCGCGGACATCCGCGTGTTCGGCTACGCGATCGGCGACCGGGAACAAGACGTCGTCGCCGGTCTCGGCGAGCCGGCGCGCAGGGACGCGAGCCTTTACGGCTTCGACTGGTACGTTTACAACCGCGACGACCGGCGGTACGGCCTGATCGGCGTGCAGTCCGGCCGCGTCGTCGCGCTATTCGGCATCATCGACGCGTGGGAGGCCGAAGGCGGTATTCGGTTCGGCTCGACGTACGACGAGGTTCGGAACGTATACGGGGAGCCGCTGGAATTTATTGAAAAGGGAAATGCCCGATATCTTTTTGAATACGGGGAACGGGAAGCGCTTCTTTATGAAACGGAAAAAGGTTACGCGACGTTTTTCTTCGACCGCCGCGACGGCGACCGGGCGGTCGCGCTGCTGGCCGTGGAGCGCGAAGTCGAGCAGTCGCTGCGCGGTTTTTACGGGGAGCCGAGCGAGCGGTTGCGGCAGAGCCTGGAGCTGGAATCGTTCGAACTGGCCAACGCATCGCGCGCGGCATACGGGCTGCGGCCGTTCACCTGGGACGAAAGCGCCGCGGCGGTCGCGCGGAAGCACAGCTGCGACATGGCGCAAAACGGGTATTTCGACCATGTCGCACCGGACGGTCGGACGCTGGCGGACCGGCTGAAGGCCGGCGGCGTGCGGTACCGGCTGGCCGCGGAAAATCTCGCCGCCGGGACGCCGGATGCTTTTCGGGCGCACGTCGGGCTGATGAATTCGCCTGGCCACCGGCAAAACTTGCTGCACCCGTCGCTGGAGCGGCTCGGCGTCGGCGTCTGTTTCGGCGGGGAGATGAACGTGTATTTGACGCAGAATTTTTATGCGCTGTAATGAGGGGAACTGTTTACGCGATGGGCTTGCTTCATCATGCACACGTGGCGCAGTCGAAGTTCGATCACCAGGCGATCCTGAAAGGTTCGTTCGATCCGTCCTTTGGCTTGAGGGGAGAACGCCTCGATATGGGTAATTGCCCAGGTCAGCGAGGGCTTGTCCGAAGGTGGAAAGCGCCTGCGGCTGAGCGGCCAGTTCCTGCTCCAGGGGGAGCTTGCCCTTGGGCGGGCAAAAAATGGAGTGACGATCGCTGTAGAGCGCAAGCGGGACGCCTTTGCGGCGCAGCCCTTCGATCATGACGGTCACGTAGCCCTCCAGGGTTTCGGTCGGGCGGAAGGTGGCCGCGATGACTTCGCCGGTGGCGTCGTCGAGGATGGCATGAAGGGTGAGCATGGGGCCGCGATCCTCCAGCCAGGCATAGCTAGAAGCGTCGATCTGCCACAGCATGCCCGCCTGAGGTTTGCGGGGGCGGGGTCGGTGAGCCTTCGGACGGCGGCGCAGCCGCGCGGGACGAAGGCCGCCTTCCAGCAAAATGCGGCGGACCGAAGAGACGCTCAGGAGGATGTTCTCGTGTTCGGCCAACCGTTCGGTAAAGTGGGTCGTATTGCTGCCGAAGTAGCGATCCCGGTACAAGAGCTGCACGCGTTGTTTGAGCGAATCGGCCAAGGTGTGAGCGGGCTTACGACCCCGATTCCCATGAGCGATGGCTGGAGCACCTCCGGACTGCAGCGGGTATACCTTAACGGAGGAAGGCTGACGATGACGGCGGCGTTAGCGCTTCTGATCTTCGTGCTGACCCTTGTATTCGTGATCCGGCGGCCGCGGCGGATCGGCATCGGCTGGTCTGCGGCCGCCGGTGCGTCGCTGGCGCTGGCGACCGGCGTCGTGACGGCCGCCGACGCGTTGAAAGTCGTCGGCATCGTCTGGAACGCGACGCTGGCGTTCGTCGCCGTCGTGCTGATTTCGCTCGTGCTGGACGAGATCGGATTTTTCGAATGGGCGGCGCTGCACGTCGCCCGGCTGGCCGGCGGCGACGGCCGGACGCTGTTCGCGCTGACGGCGGTGCTGTGCGCGGCGGTGTCGGCGTTTTTGACCAACGACGGGGCGGCGCTCATGATGACGCCGATCGTGCTGGCGATCGTGCGGGAGCTCGGTTTCGCCGAAAAGACGGTGCTGGCGTTCGCGCTCATGTCCGGTTTCGTCGCCGACGCGACTTCGCTTCCGCTCGTCGTCAGCAATCTGACCAACATGATCGCGGCTGACGTGGCGGGCGTCGGTTTTTCCGAATACGCGGCCAGGATGTGGGTGCCCGATCTCGTTTCGCTGGCCGTGTCGCTGGCAGCGGCGTATGTTTATTTCCGCGGAAATATTCCGGCGCGTTACCGGTTCGATTCGGTCCGGGCGCCGGAGACGGCGATCCGCGATGCGGCGCTGTTTCGCAAGGCCTGGGTCGTGTTGGCCGTTCTGGCGGCGGCTTATGTGTGCGGCGACCGGTTCGGGGTTCCGGTGTCGCTGGTGGCCGGGGCGGCGGCTGTTTGGCTGCTTTGGCTTGTCCGCCGCAGTCCGGCGGTCGCCCCGAAACGGGTGGTGCGCAACGCGCCGTGGGCGATCATTGCGTTTGCCGTCGGCATGTATGTCGTCGTTTACGGCCTGCGCAACGCCGGCCTGACGGAGATGTTGGGGAGCGCGCTGGTGTGGGCGGCGGAGCGCGGGACGTTCGTTGCGGCGATGACGGCGGGGTGGTTGGCGGCCGTCCTGTCGTCGGTCATGAACAATTTGCCGACGGTCATGGTCATGGCGCTGGCCGTCAAGGCCGTGCCGGTCGACGGGGCAATCCGCGAGGCGCTCATCTACTCGAACGTGATCGGCAGCGACATCGGCCCGAAGATGACGCCGATCGGCTCGCTGGCGACGCTGATCTGGCTGCACGTGTTGGCGCGGAAAGGATTGCGCGTCGGCTGGCGGGAGTACGTCAAAGTCGGCGTCGCGCTGACGGTACCGACGCTGACGGCGACGCTGGTCGCGCTGACGCTGTGGCTGCAAGCAGTTCATACCGGGCGTTCGGCCGTCGTATGGGCGGTGCTGGTCGCCGCACTTTGCGCGGGTTCAGCGTTGTTGGTCCGACAAGTGCGGAAATCCGCCGGATATGTCGATCGGGTCGGCGGTCCGACGGAAAAGCCGCTCTAGGCGCGTCACAGCCATCCTTTTCGCTCTGTTTCGAGAATGGCTTCCATGCGGTTTTTCGCTCCGAATTTGTCCATGGCGGCGGAAAGATAGTTGCGGGCGGTTCCTTGCGAGAGAAACATTTCCGCAGCGATTCCTCGTTTCAGTTTTTTTGCCACTTCGATCCCGTTCATTCCTGGCATTTCGATGTCGAGCAAGCACAAATCGGGCACTTTCTTTTCAATGAGCGCGAGCGCCTCGATACCGTCCCCCGCTTCGCCTAGACGGGTTCCTCCCTGGGACGACCATTCGGCGGTTCCGCCCGCCCATTGGATTCTATCGCGGATACCAGAAGTGCCGTGGCCGCGCGCCGAAGCGTCTGTCGGCAATCCGACGCCGTCATCGGACACTTCCAAGACGAAAACATTCGATTTGTTCCGAATTTTAACTGTACAGAAGGAAGCCTGGCTGTGCTTGACCACATTCGTGACCGCTTCTCTTAAACATAGTGATAACATATTTTCGATCAGCGGACTCGGCCGACTTACGAGCGTTGTGAAGACATGTCCCAGTCAAGAATTGCCGTCCAAGAAAGAACGGATTTGCGCGTAGTCATCTTGTCAATGGCGAATGAAGCATAAAAACCCATATTCGAGTAGTCGGGCGACAGCAGAAACACGAACCCTTCCATGAAAAGAATAAGAGCTGCCGCCGACGGCCAATCCGCTTTCATAGCGAAACAGACACGCCCATATACGAACAAAAACAATATCAATAGCGCATAACCAATCGTTCGTTTCCACGCTGTCTCGTCTGCCAAGTCGACGATTGGGATCAACAGAAAAAATCAGCCAAATATATGGAAACAATCTGCCTAACATCGATTGAGGCATTGTTTTCGATCCCCCGCCTGTTTCTATGGAGGTGTATCTCCATCATATCACAATCGTTGGTTCGCGGGTTTGGCTGCAGGTCCGGGCCGAATAATGTTTGTCAAATGACATTTGTTAAAAGCGCAGGTGCAGGTTTTTGATTTTAAATTGAAGATGGGAGATGACATATCAGACGCTAACTGGAACTATTTATGCTGATCAACCTTTCATCCAGTTTCTATATAATATAGAAGTGATTTAGTTGATGTAGTTGGATCTTTTTCCTTCGAGGGGATTTGTTCCGATCAGCGATTTTGGCCGTCGAAAAGCCGCTCTAGTCATCCGGCCGCTGTTGCGGTATGATGGGGGCGAGGGGGCACCGTCCGAAGTTGATGAAGTTGTTGGCGGACCCAAAGATGAAGACCATTGTGGTGGAGCACCGGGATCGCCTGATGCGATTCGGGTTTGAGGAGGCCATCCAGAATGACGACGAACCGTGCCTACCGTTACGAACTTGACCCCAACGTTCAACAACGCATCCTGCTTGCGAAGCACGCCGGAGCCGCCCGGTTCGCCTACAACTGGGGCCTGGCACGGCGGATGGAACTCTACCGGCAGACAGGCAAGGGCACGAACGCGATGGAGCAACACCGGGAACTGAATCGCCTGAAGAAAACCCAGTTTCCGTGGATGTATGAGGTGTCCAAATGTGCGCCGCAGGAGGCGCTCAGGGATCTGGACCGGGCGTTTCGCAACTTCTTCCGCGGCCTGAAGGAAGGACGGAAAGTCGGCTTCCCACGGTTCAAGAAGAAGGGGCGGG is a window from the Candidatus Reconcilbacillus cellulovorans genome containing:
- a CDS encoding arsenical efflux pump membrane protein ArsB encodes the protein MTAALALLIFVLTLVFVIRRPRRIGIGWSAAAGASLALATGVVTAADALKVVGIVWNATLAFVAVVLISLVLDEIGFFEWAALHVARLAGGDGRTLFALTAVLCAAVSAFLTNDGAALMMTPIVLAIVRELGFAEKTVLAFALMSGFVADATSLPLVVSNLTNMIAADVAGVGFSEYAARMWVPDLVSLAVSLAAAYVYFRGNIPARYRFDSVRAPETAIRDAALFRKAWVVLAVLAAAYVCGDRFGVPVSLVAGAAAVWLLWLVRRSPAVAPKRVVRNAPWAIIAFAVGMYVVVYGLRNAGLTEMLGSALVWAAERGTFVAAMTAGWLAAVLSSVMNNLPTVMVMALAVKAVPVDGAIREALIYSNVIGSDIGPKMTPIGSLATLIWLHVLARKGLRVGWREYVKVGVALTVPTLTATLVALTLWLQAVHTGRSAVVWAVLVAALCAGSALLVRQVRKSAGYVDRVGGPTEKPL
- a CDS encoding 4a-hydroxytetrahydrobiopterin dehydratase, producing MPRLADDEIAERLRGLPGWSREGDRIAKTFRFPTFMDAIRFVNRVAECAEAANHHPDIDIRYRRVRLSLTTHDEGGITEKDVTLAERVESLVADP